From a region of the Constantimarinum furrinae genome:
- the uvrA gene encoding excinuclease ABC subunit UvrA, which yields MAKNDDFIEVLGARVHNLKNIDVRIPRENLVVITGLSGSGKSSLAFDTIYAEGQRRYIETFSAYARQFLGSLERPDVDKIDGLSPVIAIEQKTTSRSPRSTVGTITEIYDFLRLFFARASDAYSYNTGKKMVSYSDEQIKQLIIQDFKGKKVSILAPVVRSRKGHYRELFEQISKQGFLKVRIDGEVTDLTKGMKIDRYKTHDIEIVIDRLKISEESDHNKRLSESIITAMYHGDDVLMVLDNETDEVRFFSRSLMCPSSGISYPNPEPNNFSFNSPKGMCPDCKGLGKLYEVNLKKIVPDTKLSIKQGALAPHGPQKSNWIFKQLELIAERFKFKLSDPFESIPEEAKEMIFHGGNEKFEIESKTLGITRNYKIDFEGVATFLQNTFEANESKSLRRWAKEYMDKIPCPECGGSRLRKESLYFKVNEKNIADLAHMDVVELAEWFDDLEKHLSETQLKIASEIIKEVRSRLQFLVDVGLTYLALDRSSKSLSGGEAQRIRLATQIGSQLVGVLYILDEPSIGLHQRDNEKLIQSLIALRDIGNSVIVVEHDKDMIYHADYVIDIGPAAGRHGGEIVSQGTPKEIEKHHTLTADYLNGTKEIAIPKKRRKGNGKTLTLSGATGNNLKNISVDFPLGTMIGVTGVSGSGKSTLVNETLYPILNAHFFNGVKKPMPYTKIDGLKHIDKVIDINQSPIGRTPRSNPATYTGVFSEIRSLYAKVPEAMIRGYKPGRFSFNVAGGRCETCKGGGLRVIEMNFLPDVYVECETCQGKRFNRETLEIRYKGNSIYDVLEMTINEACKFFEHIPKIYRKLKTIQDVGLGYITLGQQSTTLSGGEAQRIKLATELSKRDTGNTFYILDEPTTGLHFEDIRVLLVVLNKLVDKGNTVVIIEHNLDVIKTVDYIIDIGPEGGKKGGKIMALGTPEEIVKDKKSYTARFLKKELH from the coding sequence ATGGCAAAAAATGATGATTTTATTGAAGTTCTCGGAGCCAGAGTTCACAATTTAAAGAACATAGATGTTCGCATCCCCCGAGAGAACTTAGTTGTTATTACCGGCTTAAGCGGAAGCGGAAAGTCGTCATTAGCCTTCGATACGATCTATGCTGAAGGACAACGCCGTTATATTGAAACCTTCTCTGCCTATGCCCGTCAGTTTCTGGGAAGTCTGGAACGTCCCGATGTGGATAAAATTGACGGATTATCCCCGGTCATCGCCATTGAACAAAAGACTACGAGTCGCAGTCCGCGATCTACCGTAGGTACCATAACAGAAATTTACGATTTTCTAAGGCTGTTTTTTGCGCGAGCGAGTGATGCATACAGCTATAACACCGGTAAAAAAATGGTGAGTTACAGTGATGAGCAGATTAAGCAGCTTATCATTCAGGATTTTAAAGGAAAGAAAGTTAGTATCCTCGCGCCGGTAGTTCGTTCCCGTAAAGGTCATTACCGGGAACTGTTCGAACAGATCTCCAAACAGGGATTCTTAAAGGTGCGTATAGATGGTGAGGTCACCGACCTTACCAAAGGCATGAAGATAGATCGTTATAAGACGCACGATATCGAGATCGTTATCGATCGATTGAAGATCAGTGAAGAAAGTGATCACAACAAACGGTTAAGTGAGTCTATTATAACAGCCATGTATCACGGTGACGATGTGCTTATGGTGTTAGACAACGAAACCGATGAAGTACGGTTTTTCAGCAGGTCGTTAATGTGCCCCAGTTCGGGAATTTCTTATCCGAACCCTGAGCCCAATAACTTCTCGTTTAATTCTCCCAAGGGCATGTGTCCCGACTGTAAAGGATTGGGAAAATTATATGAAGTAAATCTGAAAAAAATAGTTCCGGATACGAAGTTATCGATCAAACAAGGTGCTTTAGCCCCTCATGGACCCCAAAAGAGCAATTGGATCTTTAAACAACTGGAACTAATAGCAGAGCGTTTTAAATTTAAACTGAGCGACCCCTTCGAATCCATACCCGAAGAAGCCAAAGAAATGATCTTTCACGGAGGAAATGAAAAGTTCGAGATCGAGTCTAAAACCCTGGGAATTACCCGAAATTACAAGATAGATTTTGAAGGGGTGGCTACATTTCTTCAGAATACATTTGAAGCCAACGAATCTAAGTCTTTACGTCGTTGGGCGAAAGAATATATGGATAAGATTCCGTGCCCCGAATGTGGTGGAAGTCGTCTTCGGAAAGAGTCGTTATACTTTAAAGTGAATGAAAAGAATATCGCCGATCTTGCCCATATGGATGTGGTGGAACTGGCCGAGTGGTTCGACGACCTGGAAAAGCACCTGTCGGAAACACAACTCAAGATCGCTTCCGAAATTATTAAAGAAGTACGATCCCGTTTGCAATTTCTAGTGGATGTAGGTTTAACGTATCTGGCTTTGGATCGCAGTTCCAAGTCACTGTCCGGTGGTGAAGCACAACGCATACGATTGGCAACCCAGATCGGTTCCCAACTGGTTGGCGTTCTTTATATCCTTGATGAACCCAGTATTGGATTGCATCAGCGGGATAATGAAAAACTCATTCAATCATTGATAGCGCTACGAGATATCGGGAATTCGGTGATCGTGGTCGAGCACGACAAGGATATGATCTACCATGCAGACTATGTGATAGATATTGGTCCGGCAGCCGGGCGCCACGGTGGCGAGATCGTTTCCCAAGGAACGCCAAAGGAAATTGAAAAGCACCACACCCTCACGGCAGATTATCTGAACGGAACCAAAGAGATCGCTATTCCGAAGAAGAGAAGAAAAGGGAATGGAAAAACGCTCACCCTTAGTGGTGCAACCGGTAATAACCTGAAAAATATAAGTGTAGATTTTCCCTTAGGGACTATGATTGGTGTTACAGGCGTTTCGGGAAGTGGTAAATCAACTTTAGTAAACGAAACCCTCTACCCTATTCTGAATGCACATTTTTTTAACGGGGTAAAAAAGCCTATGCCATACACGAAGATCGATGGCTTAAAGCACATCGACAAGGTGATAGATATCAATCAGTCGCCTATTGGCCGAACGCCTCGTTCTAATCCGGCGACGTATACCGGAGTCTTTTCTGAAATACGCAGCCTGTATGCTAAAGTTCCGGAAGCCATGATACGAGGATATAAACCGGGACGTTTCAGCTTTAATGTGGCCGGCGGACGTTGTGAAACCTGTAAAGGCGGTGGTTTAAGGGTTATTGAAATGAATTTTCTTCCCGATGTTTATGTGGAATGTGAAACTTGTCAGGGCAAGCGTTTTAACCGGGAAACCCTTGAAATACGTTACAAAGGGAATTCTATTTATGACGTATTGGAAATGACTATCAATGAAGCCTGTAAGTTCTTTGAACATATTCCGAAGATCTACCGAAAATTAAAGACTATACAGGATGTAGGGCTGGGATATATTACCCTGGGGCAGCAATCCACTACCCTTTCGGGAGGTGAGGCGCAACGAATAAAACTCGCAACGGAACTTTCAAAGCGAGATACGGGAAATACTTTCTATATTCTTGATGAGCCCACCACCGGACTCCATTTTGAGGACATTAGAGTGTTACTCGTCGTACTAAATAAATTGGTGGATAAAGGAAACACAGTAGTGATCATTGAACACAATCTCGATGTCATCAAAACCGTAGATTATATCATCGATATTGGCCCCGAAGGAGGAAAAAAAGGGGGTAAGATCATGGCGCTAGGAACCCCCGAGGAGATCGTAAAGGACAAAAAGAGCTATACAGCGCGTTTCCTCAAAAAAGAATTACATTAG
- a CDS encoding LOG family protein: protein MRNESNPKNWNEVKTNDSWAIFKIMGEFVNGYEKMSRIGPCVSIFGSARTKPDHKYYKLAESIAKKITENGYGVITGGGPGIMEAGNKGAHLAGGTSVGLNITLPFEQHDNAYIDSDKSIDFDYFFVRKVMFVKYSQGFVVMPGGFGTLDEFFEAFTLIQTHKIDKFPLILVGREFWSGLMDWITGTLLEANNNISPEDMDLVHVVDNEDEVLEILNNFYDKYNLSPNF from the coding sequence ATGAGAAACGAAAGTAATCCAAAAAACTGGAACGAAGTTAAAACCAACGATTCGTGGGCGATCTTTAAGATCATGGGAGAATTTGTGAACGGATATGAAAAAATGAGCCGTATTGGACCCTGCGTATCTATATTTGGTTCGGCAAGAACCAAACCGGATCATAAATATTATAAACTTGCCGAAAGTATAGCGAAAAAGATCACCGAAAACGGTTACGGAGTGATCACCGGAGGGGGTCCCGGGATCATGGAAGCCGGAAATAAAGGAGCTCATCTGGCCGGCGGAACTTCCGTAGGACTGAATATTACACTTCCTTTCGAACAACATGATAACGCCTATATCGACAGTGATAAGAGTATCGATTTCGATTATTTCTTTGTGCGAAAGGTGATGTTCGTAAAATATTCACAAGGGTTTGTTGTCATGCCCGGAGGGTTTGGAACCTTAGACGAATTCTTTGAGGCGTTTACACTTATACAAACACATAAGATCGATAAATTCCCTTTAATTCTTGTTGGGCGTGAATTCTGGAGTGGTTTGATGGATTGGATTACCGGTACCTTACTTGAAGCAAACAACAATATAAGCCCGGAAGATATGGACCTGGTTCATGTAGTTGATAATGAAGATGAAGTTTTGGAAATTCTAAACAATTTCTACGACAAGTACAACCTTAGTCCGAACTTTTAA
- a CDS encoding gluzincin family metallopeptidase has translation MNKTLVFVTILLVSCSLAAQHTISIDAHIVPEKKAINITQEIEYVNTSAETLNEIYLNDWANSFSKKTTPLAKRFSENYDSSFHFEKNKDRGKTTVHSITTATGLSLNWERGDEVDIIRLPLEMPLRAGESFTFKIVYTVTVPDDKFTRYGISKDGDLKLRYWYISPAVYDGSWQVYSNKNTDDLYLTPSAFNIDLHYPEKYILTTDLDVVSEKTSEGTKTSVLQSNKRMNATMYLNQDSKFESIVTDKVEIVSNLEDKKVAPPMRALIVDRIAHFLNEKLGPYPFNKIVVSESDYKNNPVYGLNQLPDFISPFPDGFEYDMEQLKTITAQYLENTLVTHPRNDYWLHGAIQIYLMMEYVDLYYPKMKIIGNLSNFWVIRWSHASNLEFNDQYPLLYLNMARNNLNQPLTTPKDSLVKFNKNIANAYYGGDGLAYLADYMGKENMSKSLKEFYQANRLKPIHTSVFETALTKNTNLPVNWFFEDFIDSRITIDFKIKKVKKKGDSLEVTIRNLKDNVMPVSLYGLNRDSIIFKRWVDPVDSISTVTVPAQDIRKLAVNYEEIIPEYNQRNNFKKVKGLLNRPVQFRLFQDVEDPKYNQLFFMPVFEYNLYDGFTVGPKLYNKTVLPKAIHYKLEPQYGFRSNTLVGNGSIVYTDNRSSGKLYAMRYGLSGSYFSYDEGLFYKRFTPFMTFAFRNEDLRNNEKQFINLRNINVRRDENPNDPLQEPNYSVFNAQYVYSNPNLINYFRGVADYQISSKFSKLSAEIEYRKLFLNNRQLNLRLFAGVFLFNDSGADKDFFSFALDRPTDYLFDYNYYGRSEDTGLFSQQLIIAEGGFKSQLEPAFANRWITTLNASTNIWKWIYAYGDAGLVHNSKEGIEFVYDSGIRLSLVADYFELYFPLYSNLGFEPSLPNYDQRIRFIVTLSPKTLLSLFTRAWY, from the coding sequence ATGAACAAAACCCTCGTTTTTGTAACCATTCTTCTGGTAAGTTGCTCACTTGCAGCACAACATACTATTTCGATCGATGCCCATATAGTACCTGAAAAAAAGGCCATCAACATTACACAGGAGATCGAGTATGTAAACACCTCTGCCGAGACCTTAAACGAGATCTATTTAAATGATTGGGCCAACAGCTTTTCTAAAAAGACCACGCCTCTTGCAAAGCGATTTAGTGAAAATTACGACTCTTCCTTTCATTTTGAAAAAAATAAAGACCGTGGAAAAACCACAGTTCACAGCATCACAACGGCTACAGGATTATCACTTAATTGGGAGCGTGGCGATGAAGTTGATATAATAAGGCTGCCACTTGAAATGCCGCTTCGGGCCGGAGAGAGTTTCACTTTTAAAATAGTATACACCGTCACTGTGCCGGACGACAAATTCACGCGCTACGGTATTTCCAAAGATGGGGATCTTAAGTTGCGCTACTGGTATATTTCTCCGGCAGTCTACGACGGTAGCTGGCAGGTCTACAGCAACAAGAATACAGACGATCTTTACTTAACCCCTTCAGCTTTTAATATTGATCTTCATTATCCTGAAAAATACATACTTACGACCGATCTTGATGTAGTTTCTGAAAAAACTTCCGAAGGAACTAAAACCAGTGTTTTACAGAGTAATAAGCGTATGAACGCAACGATGTACTTAAATCAGGATTCTAAGTTTGAATCTATAGTTACCGATAAAGTTGAGATCGTAAGTAATTTGGAAGATAAGAAGGTGGCTCCTCCCATGAGGGCTCTCATTGTTGATCGGATCGCACATTTTCTGAATGAAAAATTGGGGCCGTATCCCTTCAATAAGATCGTGGTTAGCGAAAGTGATTATAAAAACAATCCTGTGTACGGACTCAATCAGCTGCCCGATTTTATTAGTCCGTTTCCCGACGGGTTCGAGTACGATATGGAGCAGTTAAAGACCATAACGGCACAGTATCTCGAAAACACTCTGGTAACCCATCCTCGAAACGATTATTGGCTTCATGGGGCGATCCAGATTTACCTTATGATGGAATATGTGGATCTTTACTATCCCAAAATGAAGATCATTGGAAACCTCAGTAATTTCTGGGTAATTCGCTGGTCACATGCTTCAAATCTTGAGTTTAACGATCAGTACCCTTTGCTATATCTGAATATGGCACGAAATAACCTGAATCAACCCTTAACTACCCCCAAGGATTCACTCGTCAAGTTTAATAAGAACATAGCCAATGCTTATTATGGAGGCGACGGACTTGCCTATCTGGCCGATTATATGGGTAAGGAAAATATGAGTAAAAGCCTGAAGGAGTTTTACCAGGCGAATCGATTAAAACCTATTCATACTTCCGTTTTTGAAACCGCTCTAACAAAAAACACAAACTTACCGGTGAATTGGTTCTTTGAGGATTTTATCGATTCCCGAATTACGATCGACTTTAAAATAAAAAAAGTAAAAAAGAAAGGTGATTCACTGGAAGTGACCATCAGAAATCTGAAGGACAATGTGATGCCTGTATCACTTTATGGCTTAAATAGGGACAGCATTATCTTTAAACGGTGGGTGGATCCTGTGGATTCCATTAGCACAGTGACAGTTCCTGCTCAGGACATTAGGAAGTTGGCTGTAAACTACGAAGAGATCATTCCCGAATACAATCAGAGAAACAATTTTAAAAAGGTAAAAGGATTGCTAAACCGTCCGGTACAATTCAGACTTTTTCAGGATGTAGAAGACCCAAAGTACAATCAGTTGTTTTTTATGCCGGTATTTGAATACAATTTATACGACGGGTTTACTGTGGGGCCGAAATTGTACAATAAAACCGTACTTCCCAAAGCAATTCACTATAAACTGGAACCTCAATACGGGTTTCGCTCCAATACGTTGGTAGGTAATGGCTCCATCGTGTATACCGATAATCGGTCGAGTGGAAAACTATATGCTATGCGTTACGGACTCTCGGGCAGTTACTTTTCCTATGACGAAGGACTGTTTTACAAGCGGTTTACGCCATTTATGACCTTTGCCTTCAGAAATGAGGATTTGCGGAATAATGAAAAACAATTTATCAATCTAAGAAATATCAATGTGCGTAGAGATGAAAATCCTAACGACCCATTGCAGGAACCTAATTACAGTGTTTTCAATGCGCAGTATGTCTATTCAAATCCTAACCTTATCAATTATTTTCGAGGGGTGGCAGATTATCAGATCTCGTCTAAATTCAGTAAACTTTCTGCCGAAATTGAATATCGAAAATTATTTCTTAATAATCGTCAATTGAATCTGCGTCTCTTTGCCGGAGTGTTTTTGTTTAATGATTCGGGTGCCGATAAGGATTTTTTCAGTTTTGCCTTGGATCGTCCTACCGATTATCTTTTCGATTATAATTATTACGGAAGAAGCGAAGACACAGGGTTATTTAGTCAGCAACTCATCATAGCCGAAGGAGGATTTAAGTCCCAACTCGAACCTGCGTTTGCAAACAGATGGATCACTACCCTGAACGCAAGTACGAACATCTGGAAATGGATCTATGCCTATGGTGATGCCGGTCTGGTTCACAATTCTAAAGAGGGAATCGAATTTGTGTATGACAGCGGAATCCGGTTAAGTTTGGTAGCCGACTATTTCGAACTGTACTTCCCCTTGTATTCTAACCTTGGTTTCGAACCCTCACTTCCCAATTACGATCAACGGATCCGGTTTATTGTTACCTTAAGTCCGAAAACTCTGTTGAGCCTTTTTAC